TCTGTCAGTAAGGAAACAATGGTCATATTTTCAACTTGGGAAAGGGACCGTCTAGAGGGGAGCCACTTGCAAGTTAAAAGAGGAGATGAGGTCTGACCATCCATGAACTAATTCTTCAGTTGGTGGTGCTGGTTTCCAGGGGCTAGGAGCAGAGCTATGGGTAGCAACTCATTAAGGTCAGTTGAAAAGAGTTCTCCTTCCCCACATTTTGCATCTACAGTATTTGAGGATTGCATTCCTTGAGAAATTGTTCTCGCACAATCAATCCCATGATTAGGTCTCTCCAACTTCAGCTGTTAGCCATGGTCTGCAGCATCCTTTACAGACTGTCACTTGGTAGTTAGTACCCTCTTTTAAAAGTCATGGAGGACTTTGATTGGTGCAATGAAGTAACCAATGTATTTTCGTTCGTGAATGCATCCAGTCAAGGGTGGTGTGTGCATCATCTTGAATAACAGACCTCTGGTGCTCAACATCGCTAGTACCAGAAGCCTGAGAGTTGAAGATACAGTACATTGCTGCATTGCAGGGAACTGTGTTTGCCTTCCCACTGTCCAACCTTATCATGCAAGTTCTATTCGAGCTCAGGATCTCCAACCACGTTCACATACTATGGCCACAGCAAGTTTGGTTTGTTGGGAGAAGCTTCTCAAGTGGCCACACTTAAAGGTTTCCCATGGGAACCCCCGAGATGTTTCATCTTCATGTCTTGAAATTACCAAGGACTCTTCAAAGGTCAAGTATTTCCTGAAGAGACAGCTGCAACCATCACCTGATCTGATGAACTAAGACCAGTAACCTTTACCAATCTGAGACAAGTACTACTTGTCTGTACCTTGTGCAGTGTCAGTGCAGTCAACACCACCTGTAGCTGGCAACTTCTGATTCCTTTATTGCTGCTGTCTGTTCATGGTAACAGGATGAGTTCTGCTGCTGTCTGCTCATGCTAAGAGGATGAGTTCTGCTGCTGTCTGCTCATGGTAACAGGATGAGTTCTGCTGCTGTCTGCTCATGGTAGCAAGATGAGTTCAAGTCACTTGACATAGCTTACTTGTTAACAAGGCAGTGAAATTTATGAAGCCGCCTAATTGTTCATCTTGATTACTAACTCAAGTAGTATCTTAATTTTACTTCAATGTTAATTATAATGTTCAAGCTtcaatatgtactgtattttctcaCTTGGTTACGTGTGGAAACTCATCCATATTATCACTTTTAGAATTTAGGTCAGCATTAAGCAAATAGTTccttatacatttttcttttgcagattcTTGTAACTGGATCACTTCACCTTGTAGGAGGTTTACTTGGAGTTATAGATCCTGGTCTTTCCTGTGCCAATCATACACGGACTTTTCAGAGTAAACAGCCTTCTCTTACTGATCTTGTCCGCAGCAGTTATTTTAAATCTTCTCCACTTGGTGCTCCTTAATGTGAACACACTGTTGTTAATGTTTTTCTAGTAAAGTTTGataatttatcttgtttttctccTATAATTTCCAGTTTATCctgtaaaataagtgaaataaagtaaacacaatggaaagaaaaggaatgCAAGGCTTGGATTGGAAAAAGTAATACAGTTACAAATAACACAAGAACACAGGTTAATACAGCAACAATTTAACAGGGATAAAGTTTTTAGGAAACACAGACCTGGACTTCGGACCATAGGTTGTGGTGTATTGTTTGAAAGAGGTCCCATGTAGTCAAAACAGCTGTTGGTTTCTTGCAAGAGGATAGTAACAGAGTAACAAAGCAAAAGACATTGATGGACTGCATATGCAAGGGGGAACAGAAGTGTCTGTCCAACACAATGCCCACTCTTATGACCTAATGCCTGTGAATATAAGATTAAACTATCAGACCAATGAATTAAAACCTTCACTGAGCAGGTCTGAAGGACAGAAGGTAAACAATCATTCTATTGATCCAGCTTGGTTGGATATAAAGTAAGTCCATAGtggctgaataaaaaataatctgcacagtttttctaaaaaatatcagTATAATGAACACAAATATGCAAATATCAGTATAATGAACACAAATATGCAGTCAATGTTTCATAGAAACAAATGCATTTGCATCTGGTTCAGCTGTCATTGTAACAATACCCAGGTTATATCAACGGCCATACCACAACGAAAGCACCGCTTCCTGTCCGAATATCCTGGCTGTtgatcattcatatgtacaaagtATTATGcttattaaaattttctgaagCTGCCTCGATAATGGACACAAGGCAGATTTCCCAATTCTGCTATTTTGTACATCATCCCATGTCTGCCTACTCTTCCCCATCTTCCCCAAACATCCAATGGGCTCAGCCTAGTTAAACTAGATATAAGTAAGCCTTTCTAGCCTACTCTAATTAATGTGCAAAATTGCTTATAGGCTATACTgtcaaaaatatgggaaaattagCCAGTTtcttacaaatgaaaaaaggttGTAATGTTCCTGACTGAGCAAAGAAAGTTTAGTCAAGTTTTTATGTATTGCACCTCCAActtcattccatttcatttactagaatgtaaaaaaaattaatcgtcCATCAGGGTAATAGCTTAGAGAGAAATCCGTGCTTCCTTTCCTTGTGCCCCTAAAACAGCATATTGTGTCGTCTGTACTGAGGGATAAAGTGCTCAGttaatactgaaaaagaaattaataaattttggcTGGAAGATGCAAACAGGAAAAATGTCCAAAAGCACTTGGGCTACACTAGAACCATCGTCAAACCATGATATAAAGAATGGGTCCTTAGGTTTAAAAACTGATTCGGACTCAAAAATATTTAGGACTTAAGGAGAAGGATACCTCTGAAGTTTTCAACTTCAAGGATTGTTCTGGAATGTGCCCAGTTGGATCTACTTTCACAAAGATTTCAAGCCATGGAAGAGCAGACTCTTGTTAGTGCTACCAGTCACTTAAGGCCAGGCACTGTGTAAGGGGCAAACAATCTATGAGGCATCAAGAACAAAGTCGAAAGTGTTCTGTTTCTGTCAACATAAAAGGAAAGCATTGGTCACTGTGTCAGTTACTTATGGAGGTTGTGCCTTTGTTTCCTTCCCAAATGGTTTTGCTTTTTGTCTTATGCATACCTTACAATGCACCTCACTATccagaacacaaacaaaaaaagacaaaagttctgttttcaCATTCCAATATGTCATTGATGCAGCATCTTGACCAGGGTATAAAAGCTACACAGACTCACCTGATGCTTGACCACATCCACAGACCTGTTGATGTTGACTCTAATCTTGACATCAtgaaatgttttcagtaattcacCATTACTGATGTGCCTTTGTTCATCGTCTGCAAATGATAAATTAACCCTTAAGTTGTCAATACTTTATACTGTATGATGGAAGTacagggagggggggggacacTGTAAATGACTTGGGAAGTTTTCATTGGATTGATGCAGTAAGAAAATTCTTCAGGTAACATAAATTGTTGGGAGAAGTATTTGTTGATATGACAgatcaagaaacaaaaatactaCATGTCATAAAGTTCTAATGAATGATTAGAACTTAGTATATCACTGACAcaggaagatgaagagagaatgaaagaaaccGAAGAAATTGCAATGTGGATTGGAGAAACTTAGCAAGATATAGTATTTAATGGCAGCAATGGAACTTACTAAGAAATACTATCTAGGCTAAAATGCCATGTCAACACCAACTACGGTAGTGACAATCAGTTACAACCCTTGCAAATGTTGtttgaacaaatgaaacaaagaaaacaactCAACATAATGTTTCTCATACAAAATCCTAAGAAAGAAACTCCACAGACATCATCTGTGCTTGACATCTGAAAGTaacttaatctttttattctgGTCCTGAGGTAGGACTGCAAGTCATCTAGTGCTATATAACAACTTTAAGGTAACAGTTCTTCCAATGGGAAACCTGCTACACAGACTTACATCATTCACGCTTATTTCTGGAAAAACTGAGGTAAGCCATTCCTCGTCCTTCAATCAGTAAAGGATCTCGAACGACTGCAATTTTGAATTCCAAATCAGTCCTCACTGGTTCCAAAACCACTCTACTGTCTTCCAACTGTTCAGAACAGGGGCTAACATTAGTGACTGTCCCTGAATAGCCTGT
This genomic stretch from Macrobrachium rosenbergii isolate ZJJX-2024 chromosome 6, ASM4041242v1, whole genome shotgun sequence harbors:
- the LOC136839611 gene encoding uncharacterized protein, producing MLPRLPKVVIVQAFRPISDDEQRHISNGELLKTFHDVKIRVNINRSVDVVKHQALGHKSGHCVGQTLLFPLAYAVHQCLLLCYSVTILLQETNSCFDYMGPLSNNTPQPMVRSPG